From a single Nymphaea colorata isolate Beijing-Zhang1983 chromosome 4, ASM883128v2, whole genome shotgun sequence genomic region:
- the LOC116252219 gene encoding uncharacterized protein LOC116252219, which translates to MPSYNQVNDPDGPMKTRDSLPRSRTRPGRGKKTMHRWWRFRSPALSALRAVRHLPSSRSFFHSQATTNGALLLLRERPFGASSLGLLSRRSGRMPSELGPRSPFFPFTLQINQVRDFSSKERKRTKVTPVTSKLKKIKMKAYSSYKFRFRTMNDGKIRRWREGKRHNAHLKSKKAKRRLRKPAIVPAAYAKVMKKLNFCG; encoded by the exons ATGCCCTCGTATAACCAGGTTAATGACCCTGACGGCCCTATGAAAACCAGAGACTCGCTCCCGCGTTCAAGGACTCGTCCcgggagagggaaaaaaacgATGCACAGATGGTGGAGATTCCGATCGCCTGCCCTTTCCGCGCTCCGTGCTGTCCGCCATCTTCCTTCGTCTCGGAGCTTCTTCCACTCTCAGGCTACGACTAATGGGGCGCTTCTTCTTCTCCGTGAGAGACCGTTTGGCGCGTCGTCTCTCGGCCTTCTGTCACGACGATCGGGGAGGATGCCTTCGGAATTGGGGCCTAGGTCTCCATTTTTTCCCTTCACG CTTCAGATAAATCAGGTGAGAGATTTTTCAtctaaagaaaggaagagaacaaAGGTCACACCTGTCACATCCAAGTTGAAAAAGATCAAGATGAAAGCTTACTC GTCTTATAAGTTCAGATTTAGAACCATGAATGATGGGAAAATTCGTCGTTGGAGAGAAGGGAAAAGGCATAATGCTCATTTGAAG TCCAAGAAGGCAAAACGCAGACTACGAAAGCCTGCAATTGTTCCTGCAGCTTATGCCAAGGTGATGAAGAAGCTCAACTTCTGTGGTTAG